A single region of the Eleginops maclovinus isolate JMC-PN-2008 ecotype Puerto Natales chromosome 4, JC_Emac_rtc_rv5, whole genome shotgun sequence genome encodes:
- the bcl2l10 gene encoding bcl-2-like protein 10, translating to MCREQSDIAGRKMSCGLWKETLALAEDYLSLCCTSPRPAPPPPSESAAAMRSLAQDTEAKHQAHFQSLAQSFLRQCGPDPCSSLRQVMEEMVGDGHLNWGRVVSLFTFTGVLARQLQEQKSLKLGLEPGQEPGQEPGNCRGLAETIADYLGEEKKDWMLENNGWEGFCKFSNIASEVSQDSSMKTALFAAAGVGLAGLTFLLVR from the exons ATGTGCAGAGAGCAGTCTGATATCGCTGGGAGG aaAATGTCGTGTGGGCTGTGGAAAGAGACCCTGGCTCTGGCAGAGGACTACCTGTCCCTATGCTGCACGAGCCCCCGGCCAGCCCCCCCACCTCCCAGCGAGTCAGCCGCTGCCATGAGGTCCCTGGCCCAGGACACCGAGGCGAAGCACCAGGCTCACTTCCAGTCCCTTGCTCAGAGCTTTCTCAGGCAGTGCGGGCCGGACCCCTGCTCCAGCCTCAGGCAGGTGATGGAGGAAATGGTGGGAGATGGACACTTGAACTGGGGGAGGGTTGTTTCCCTTTTCACCTTCACCGGGGTGCTGGCCAGACAGCTGCAGGAGCAGAAGAGTTTGAAGCTTGGGCTGGAACCTGGGCAAGAGCCGGGACAGGAGCCTGGAAACTGCAGGGGGCTGGCAGAGACCATTGCTGATTACctgggagaggagaagaaagactgGATGCTGGAGAATAACGGCTGG GAGGGGTTCTGTAAATTCTCCAACATTGCCAGCGAGGTCAGTCAGGACTCGTCCATGAAGACGGCTCTGTTTGCCGCCGCTGGTGTCGGCCTCGCCGGACTCACCTTCCTCCTGGTGCGCTAA